The Streptomyces laurentii genome contains a region encoding:
- a CDS encoding two-component system sensor kinase/response regulator, bifunctional protein (FOG: CheY-like receiver [Signal transduction mechanisms]; COG0784;~Signal receiver domain; originally thought to be unique to bacteria (CheY, OmpR, NtrC, and PhoB), now recently identified in eukaroytes ETR1 Arabidopsis thaliana; this domain receives the signal from the sensor partner in a two-component systems; cd00156;~identified by MetaGeneAnnotator; putative;~intermolecular recognition site;~phosphorylation site [posttranslational modification];~two-component system sensor kinase/response regulator, bifunctional protein [Streptomyces griseus subsp. griseus NBRC13350]), producing MPRPTGRRRGRHDDTPPAGTPSELIPAQAGPAGAGPGTGTGTGTGTGTNTGAVTSGGNGEQGGTGRRRGRPAESAVVPAAEAVPARPALGAVPPQGVPAGAAAPALTPALAPVPAQAPAPSALPALPALPAVASPEAPQQGQQGQQGQQPTGRRRRALAAAQERAAAAEAGPRTPFALGPADADRGAEHETGHEAVRALPEDAHTPPQPHPLPAPLSTNVGAATATGTGSVPLPPEVPVPHDASQGRAISVRTLGQGVPVAAATAPAAAAPAASGRRRKLGNPAEENRPAAAALPPSQPQPTSPPQAQAQTQAQPLPVPAPAGAPMPQPVPAAVGATAAAPAAAPMPVSKLGTPPSPEGRAYAIEAPAEGSAEGPEPLDGPGGAVEVANQPLPQPVDDELPPEPLDNPRRLLVWPAPDVATQQALSDRGYRPVIVHSREEVDAQIAAFPAALFVDPLTGPITRTALQSLRQAAVAAEVPVLLAAGLGQATREAAYGADPAVLLKALAPRDSEQHPSRVLLIEENEDIARALAATLERRGMQVARAAADTEAVALAQDLRPNLVVMDLMQVRRRRAGIIDWLRANGQLNRTPLVVYTSAGVEESELARLASGETVLFLAERSTSTEVQARIVDLLAKIGTN from the coding sequence GTGCCCCGGCCGACCGGCCGCCGCCGGGGCCGGCACGACGACACCCCGCCCGCCGGTACGCCCAGCGAGCTGATCCCCGCCCAGGCCGGGCCCGCGGGCGCCGGTCCCGGTACGGGCACGGGCACGGGCACGGGTACAGGTACGAACACGGGTGCCGTGACGAGCGGGGGCAACGGCGAGCAGGGCGGGACCGGCCGCCGCCGGGGCCGCCCCGCCGAGAGCGCGGTCGTACCCGCCGCCGAGGCCGTGCCGGCGCGGCCCGCGCTCGGCGCCGTACCGCCGCAGGGTGTTCCGGCCGGTGCCGCCGCGCCCGCTCTGACCCCGGCCCTGGCTCCCGTACCCGCGCAGGCCCCCGCGCCCTCCGCCCTGCCCGCGCTGCCCGCCCTGCCCGCCGTCGCGTCGCCCGAGGCCCCGCAGCAGGGACAGCAGGGACAGCAGGGACAGCAACCGACCGGGCGGCGCCGCCGGGCTCTCGCCGCCGCGCAGGAGCGGGCCGCGGCCGCCGAGGCGGGACCGCGGACCCCGTTCGCGCTGGGGCCGGCCGACGCCGACCGCGGGGCGGAGCACGAGACCGGGCACGAAGCCGTACGGGCGCTGCCGGAGGACGCGCACACGCCGCCGCAGCCGCACCCGCTGCCCGCCCCGCTCAGCACCAACGTGGGCGCGGCGACCGCGACCGGCACCGGCTCCGTACCGCTGCCGCCCGAGGTCCCGGTGCCCCACGACGCGTCACAGGGCCGGGCCATCAGCGTGCGGACCCTCGGGCAGGGCGTCCCGGTCGCCGCGGCGACCGCACCCGCCGCCGCGGCTCCCGCCGCCTCCGGCCGTCGCCGCAAGCTCGGCAACCCGGCCGAGGAGAACCGTCCGGCCGCCGCCGCGCTCCCGCCGTCCCAGCCGCAGCCGACATCCCCGCCGCAAGCGCAGGCCCAGACGCAGGCCCAGCCCCTGCCGGTGCCCGCGCCGGCGGGCGCCCCGATGCCCCAGCCCGTACCGGCGGCCGTCGGTGCCACCGCCGCCGCCCCGGCGGCCGCGCCGATGCCCGTGTCGAAGCTGGGCACGCCCCCGTCCCCCGAAGGCCGCGCCTATGCCATAGAGGCGCCCGCCGAGGGCTCGGCGGAGGGTCCGGAGCCGCTGGACGGCCCGGGCGGTGCCGTGGAGGTGGCGAACCAGCCGCTGCCGCAGCCCGTCGACGACGAACTCCCCCCGGAGCCGCTGGACAACCCGCGCCGGCTGCTCGTCTGGCCCGCGCCGGACGTGGCCACCCAGCAGGCGCTGAGCGACCGCGGCTACCGTCCCGTGATCGTGCACTCCCGCGAGGAGGTCGACGCGCAGATCGCCGCCTTCCCGGCCGCGCTCTTCGTCGACCCGCTGACCGGGCCCATCACCCGCACCGCGCTCCAGTCGCTGCGGCAGGCCGCGGTCGCCGCCGAGGTGCCCGTGCTGCTCGCGGCCGGGCTCGGGCAGGCCACGCGGGAGGCGGCGTACGGCGCCGATCCGGCCGTCCTGCTGAAGGCGCTGGCGCCCCGGGACAGCGAGCAGCACCCGTCGCGGGTGCTGCTCATCGAGGAGAACGAGGACATCGCGCGGGCGCTGGCGGCGACGCTGGAGCGGCGCGGGATGCAGGTCGCACGGGCCGCGGCCGACACCGAGGCGGTCGCGCTGGCCCAGGACCTGCGGCCGAACCTGGTGGTGATGGACCTGATGCAGGTGCGCCGCCGCCGGGCCGGAATCATCGACTGGCTGCGCGCGAACGGGCAGTTGAACCGCACCCCGCTGGTCGTCTACACGTCGGCCGGGGTGGAGGAGTCGGAGCTCGCGAGGCTCGCCTCGGGCGAGACGGTCCTGTTCCTCGCCGAGCGGTCGACCAGTACCGAGGTGCAGGCCCGGATCGTCGACCTGCTCGCGAAGATCGGCACCAACTGA